The following nucleotide sequence is from Hippoglossus stenolepis isolate QCI-W04-F060 chromosome 18, HSTE1.2, whole genome shotgun sequence.
CAAGGAGGCGGAGTTCAGGGCGTTTCTCTGTTTCGCGGTGAACACGCCCGGGTTCTCGTGCCACAGCCTGACAATTTCAAAAGAGACAAGAAACGAGAAAGTTTAGTTACCAGGTTAACCAGGTACCAGGCTAAATCTGTTGAAATGAAGAGCATCGATTACATGCATTTGATTATTTATCCACCAACCTGTCACCCTGGCGGATACTACGGAACTGTCTTGCAATGAGACAGGCGAACAGAGGCCCCACACGGCCACCCTGCACGAACGGCTCTGCCACACCTCCCATCCAGACGTCGATGTTGTTGGGGGAGCCGTAGAGCTTCAGCAGCTTCCGGGCCAGATTGCCGTTTTTCAGAACCCGCCCGAGCTCCGCCTGGTTCCTGGGCTGAGACAGGCCACAGAGCTTGCGATAGGCGTTGTAGCCTGGAGGAGtaaacaacaaagcaaacaaatgagTGGAATTAAGGCATGGATGAAAGGTTAGAGTGGGAATGGGAGGATGAGAATCAGTGTGAGTGATGTACCAGGCAAGCCGTGGTCACGTCCTCTCTGTATGTTGAGAGAGCCCAGGTCCAAAGCCAGTTCCTGCACAAACTGGAACAGCCGCTCCCTCAGGGCATCCACCATCATGTGATCCTGAGTGCCCAGCTTGGCGGGGCGGCCGATCAAACCACGCAGCAGAGGGTCAATACCACCTGGGCAGATCAAATAAATGTTAGGTTTGTCATTTAAGACAGAATCCTAGAAGGTGATGCTTCAGTTTCCCTCTGTGCAGCTCACCCTCATAGACGATTCTCCAGGGGGTGAAGAAGGCCTTGAACAAGGACACATTGGGGAACCGACGAGTCTCCCTGTAGTTTCCATCCAGACGGGATAACATTGGCTGGATGGCCAAGTGGGCAAAGCGATAAGCTGCTGTTGCAAAGACGTTGGATATGCTGGGGTCCACATTGGGATTGTAGCCGGGGTAACGGCCGATCTGTGTCTGAACTGCATGGTCGCCCAAAATGTGTGGCAGATAGTCCCTGAACACAAACTtctgagaaagacagagagaggggatttcagacacagacatTGGAGATGctgatatatacattttaataataataataataataaactcaatatatagcacttttcaaaacacagctacaaagtgcttcacaataaGCAAgacacaaatcaaataaaaggacggaaatgaaataaactgtaaatagcAACAACTAAAAAGGTCTTTCTAGTAGAAGTCTGTTCTGAGGTACTTctaccaataaataaataaaattaaaatacaaatttggtAGAAGTCCATTTTAGGAAGGGACTTAAAAGAAAGACCAACCTGCGCGTAAGCGCCCATGATCTTGCGCGCCTCCTGGTAGAGCGTCTCACTGTCCCAGTGTGGGTTCAGTCTTTTCAGCGCCCGGGCCAGTCGGTTGTGCTCACGCAGAAACAGCGTGTGAATCGATGTTAACCCGATGTTCTCGTCCACACGCGTGTCACCTTCACGGCAGCAATGCAGCAAACATGAGGTGTcagattcaaatgttttcacGGGGTGTAAATGAGTTAAAATACATGTTCCCTTTATTAATGTTTGGTAGATCAGGATTAACCCATTattaagaacattttaattgctGTATTGGATCTAGCATAACATGCTTCCTCTTTATAACCAGATTTATCACTTTACTGTGAATTTCCTgacatttgtcattgtttttatagGTTCATTAATATTtctgaataattataattaatgcAATGAAGAcagatttgacatttttccaaaaaagttacaaaataaacagtttttcacaACCTAGCAGCTAAAACTTCTACTAAAAGCATGAACTAACTACTTATCTAAACAAACTTACTCACAAACAAACTTGCATCTCGACTAACCTGCAATGAAACAGGGCACCTCCTTGGCGTCTGTGTTGTTGGTGATTCTTTTGCGCGTGGCACACATTTTCACCTCCAAGGGATGGAAGGGCAGCAGCTCACGTCTGTTGTCGTTGAACTGCGTGTTCACGCGCAATAGGCCGCCATTGTTAGTGAGGTCACGAAGAGAATGGGCGAGCTTGTCCTCAGAGCCGTACACCTGGCTGAGGTCCAGGAAGGCCGTCAGCGCGTTGATCTGCTCCCTCTTGTTGGGCTCTCCGCCGAAATTGTAGGCCGAGAATCCTGTTCCGCAAGCAGGGGCGGACCTGAACGTAGGCATGCAGTTGTTGGGGTAGTAAGGACGCCGAGGGTCACCAGGAGGAATCTGTTTGATTGCAAAGGGAGGTCAAAAGGTCATGAAGCGAATCTTttagagagaacaacatctaGAACGTTTCAGGTTTGAAACCCACTGGGATGGGGATGCATGGCTCGGTCCTCTCACAGCTCTCCTCACAGTCCACCCCGTTGCTGAAGGAGCGGATGCTGGGGGAGAAGGGCGTGAAGGTGAGATCGTGGTCGTTCCACTGGCCAAACAAGGTCACCATGTGAGTGAACTCTCTGTCGCTGACCACGGCTGCATCTGTTGTGCTCAGGATGTTGTTGGACACCAGTCGTACCTGCGAGCGGAGGAGGAGTTCATTCATTTaagaagtgttttcatttcaaatcaacGTTTTAAGTGGGGCAATCGAGGTGAGCGACTGACGGTCATACCAGTGGGAGCAGGAAGTTGTTGAACGTGCGGTTGTTCCAGCCTTTGGGTTGGGAGATGCCGTCGTCGTATTCAGCAGGCAGCAAGCGGGCGAAGGGGGAGTTTGAGGCTCCGAGGCGAGGGTTTTTTCTAAAGGCAAACaagaatcagaatcagctttattggccaTGTATGCAgacacatacaaggaattcgACTCCGGTTTTTCCGTTCAGAAACGTCCATGTTTGGAAACGCCGCTTGAGACATCCCACGGAAGTGTACACATCCTCTCTGGTCAGTGGCCCAAGATGTTTAGGTGCATTTCACAAGCATGTAAGCAGCAGTGTATCTTCTAACCTGTCACAATAATCATCTGATTCCTGCCAAGTTCCTATTCAACCAACACAAAGTGCCTTTTGGAAAGAAGCTacacagttgttttttaatattatgtAGAAAACTGTTAAACCAGTCATAACCAAAGATGATGCTGCAGAAACTTTGTCTAAAAATccttttgaaatgtgtgttaatagtaaattaaaaaaatctgcaggTAAGAGTTTAACATGTCtggaaaaagaggaaggaacCCTAATTTCCCTAAGTTGCTCACGGGTTGTTGCAGACGCTGGTGATTGTGCGATACTTGTTGATGTTTGCTGTGCTGCGGCATTCTGGGAGGCGGATCCGAGACGCACATCCAGTTATCCTGACGAGATCTTTCAGGTCGTCCTCACTGAGCAAGTCTGGAAAAATGGTGAAAGAGGCATTTCATGAATCCCCGCGTTGATGCGCAAGTGTCTGCCAACTTCACATATCTGGTTTTCAGTTACATCTTTGAAGTGCTGGACTGTGACCACGTCATGAAACAGTAGATCTTAGAGCCTCTAAGAAAACCAGGAAAGGCTGTcagaaaaacactgctgtgtcgtctttgtgtctgtgtgtagctgcTGCCTGTCAGAAAAACATTGCTGTGtcgtctttgtgtctgtgtgtagctgctgcctgtcagaaaaacactgctgtgtcgtctttgtgtctgtgtgtagctgcTGCCTGTCAGAAAAACATTGCTGTGtcgtctttgtgtctgtgtgtagttgCTGCCTGTCAGACCTGTTGCGTTGAGCGAGCGCTTGTGCACACGATGCACCCTGTCATGCAGCAGACGAAGGGTTTGGGCCATGTAGTCTGCAGACCTCACAGCCGAGCGCGTTTCACCTCGAGGCTGCTTCAGGAGACGGAGGGTGTCGTGAGGACTCACCACGTCCCTGCGGACTCGCTTCAGActcctggaggaggaaaaggtcACAGGGTTAAACAATCAAGTGAAACCTGTGGTCTGCATTAGAGGTCCTGTATCTTTTTCCTACATTTGAGAGTTTAAGAAACACTAATGAATTGGCTTAAGAGTCCTTCAATGTAAAAATGATGCTTAGAAAGAGAATCCAGTATTGTAAAATGAACTCACTCTTCTCTGGAGTACAAATACGCATCATCCACAAGTTTCTTAGCCTCCTTAAAACAGTTTTGGAGGAAAGGACTGCCCAGACGTTCTCCTGCAAGGACAACAACGACACATTTCACAAAAGAATCAGACATTTAAGTGAAAATATTTTGGGGCGAATTAGAAACATGTTTGTAGAGTGATGGACGCAGCGTGTACCTGTGCGTTTGGAGTGACCAGGCACCAGGCAGAGGCCCAGCACAACAAGGACAGGGAGAAACATCTCTGAAaccaaagaataaaaactaaatttaccTAATTTGTCCAAATGCACGtacgtttttttcttcttaaccAGAgtgtaaattaagttttaattatgtttgcaaaaatattaaaagaaaaaattgaaataagaATCTCGTTACCTGTGTCTATGAAGGTTCCTCTGAAGGTTGGTGTGAAGCTTGAGAAGCTCTGGGATTTTTTGTTTCTGGTGTTGTCATCCTCAGTCCTTATATACAGAGTGGCCTTGCCCCTGGGCCGTCCAGGTGAGGCTACTGTCAGTAAAGAGGAGTTCCTTCTTCCTGCTCTCTGCACAGAGGGAAATTCTCAATGCACATTGTCTGGCGTCACTGGCTGAGTGACAATAGCAGTTGTTAAAGGGAATTTTGCAGGATTGTGGttaggttttttaaaaaattttttatcttctattttacttgtttttctttgttatgaaattaataatttgttaaatgtattattcattattaaattaattcagATATCAGTGTGTTTAAGCAGATTTCTgactttaatttacattttaatgttgcatTCTTCTTGAAGCCTcatctttgtctcttttcatgACTAAAAGACATGACATGACTATATAATTACTGTAAATTATAGTATAAATATAATacttattatatttcattttatttctaaatattttggAAAACATTTAATCCCATTAGATATCCAACAATAGAGAGGTGGAAGTTAAATGAGGGAAATAGAGATGGTGGGAAGATGTTATGGTTCGTGTTTGCTGAcccattgatttgttttttttttatcttttattttttattcttctaaaCATGTTTGTGGCTTAATTcttacatttctctcttttgacTCATTATATTTAACATGACTGATTTCCACCAGGAGAAATGATCATGGGAGAGAAGTTTATGAGgcctcattcattcattttttaaaggcGGATTTTCACAGATGTTGTCATGTTGTGGCTGATGACCCGCAGTGTTGTAACATAGCAGCTGGTAAACTTGAGaaattctttgaaaaaaaaaagaaaaagaagcaattCTCACTCTTTTCTAAGGTTAAGGAAGTATTTTTCAATCTCCGAGAGGTTTATGCCAGAAATCCCTAATCACAGGTTCAAAGTGAGGTGATTGAGGTTAAAGTTCAACCAGTGCAGAGAAATTTACTGTAGGTAAATAAGTTATCGATTGTGTGCAAGTGTGCAACACCCTAATGcaatgaggaaaaagaaagatcaATGTACGGTCAAACATAAAATTAAAaggaaacctgtgtgtgtttgggatcgGAGCCCGGTGGATAACAGACGCTGGGAAAACACCCAAACTACCTGCAAAAAAAGTGACACGCAATAACCTACTTACTGTTACTGATAACAATGAAAAACCAGCATCGCACACTGATTGGCAATGATGGTTATTGATTAACACATTTAATTCACAATCTCCTGGCAGGCTGATCCATTATCCCACTGACCAACCGGCTAAATCACTTAACATTATCTTAACCAGCTGAAGcgtgaacatttttttaaagggaaatgaGATGTTGTcgattaataaatacatttgttccCAAACTATTTCTATCAAATGTTATTGTGCAGactgttttcacatttgtttgCTTGCAAGCAGAAATTACAGAAGGACAACTGAccggatttccacaaaacttgttggaaggatgttgCACGGTTCAGAAaggatcttttttttcactttcttaaacattgcgagatcatgaggacattttctttgacattttcactgttttcccagggaataattcacggatcttgatggaaacaaacaggcacatttagggaacttatatctatgtgtgtgtgaaatttggtgcagcttgactgtatatatatatttattttttttaagtttgaggGGActggtcttggtggaggtatgcactctactgagccCAACTTAGGGTTACATATTACATGTACTCTacctcttttttaatttaacatttattaaaacaaaagtgaagTTGAAGTGAAGTGAAAGCAACTTCAAGCACACGAATGAAAACTGAGTCATAGATTGTTATAAATAACTTGCATTTCCCTTCTGTAGAAACACCCTAACCCTGTGTGGACATAGTCCACACAGTGTTTGGGAATCCTCTGTTACTTCAAACGAAACGAAACTTTAAATTGAACAATAGGTATCGTCAGATTTAATAGATATGCTTTCCGTCAGCTCATGCTCGTCCTGTTTGCAACATCAACAGAGAGTTGCACGAGACCCGTCCAGCtgcctttttaaatgaaataaagaagtAGAGGTAAACAGCAATGGCTGAAACTTTATTGGTCCATCTCAGGCTTTGGCAACAACTCACACTTCCCCAGTGGGTTAGTTCtagaactttcatgtgaattTGCTGAAAGCGCGTTATGGGGAAATTCTGTTGTTACAATCAGGCAATGATCCTGCAACGTCCTCGGCATTAACATTTAATCATTAATAACTGATAATAACTCAAATATCGGAGGTTGTGTAGGTCACTCAGTGGGCTGTGGCGTTTACAACCCCTCCTCCCTGTGTTGGTAGATATTGTAATTCCCCGGCAAGCAGAGCTATCTTGTACAATGATTCTGAGTCATTGATGATAACAATGACTTAGTATTGAAAGTTGAGGGTCAAGGAACTTTCTGCTTTATAAACATAATAAGGAAACAGAGGACTGGAGACAATAATGTAAGACATCATCCCAGATCCTATCAATGGTTACAGTAGTTTCAACACCCAGGAAACTCTGTCCTATTTCTCATCAGAGTGTTTCATATATGATAgttgtattattatatcattCTAATCATATAAATCAATTCAAAAGAGAAGGCGTAATCAGAGGATATATGGACAGGATTTACACACATTGAGTTACAATATCTTCAATAAAAAGTGGCGTTTAAGTTTAAATTTGATTGCAggtggttgtttttctttagctTTGTATTGGTATTTTTGTTGAAAGGACAAAATGTGGAGTTACTTGATAGAGTTTGAAGCCAAGATTCCAAGATcagcagagcaacacaaagGGTTATTCGATTTTTGCTTACCGATGGATAAACAATTGATGAATATTAAAGTGACTCTAAACACCATTTAACAGTAAAGCCTGGTTAGAGACATTCTACAATTTGCTATAATGTGTATAGTGACATTCCTTGGAATTTTGGAGCCaaccccagctgacattggctTGGAACCTGGACGGGTGGCCAGCGTACCACAGGGACAACATGGAGACAAACTACTATTCGGTCTCGCagcatgtttttggactgttggAGGAATCTGGAGTACCAGGAGAAGACCACAGCAAGCAGGCCTGAGGGAAACTTACTGTcgggttcaaacccagaacttTCCTGTTGTGAGGCTACAGTGCTTATTACGTTGATAATAatgttgttaataataataataatggtgatgatgatgatatcaaagatgtaaaaactaaattgttTGCACATGTTTGTCATTAGTGGGTCTTGGCATCAGATTTAGTTTCAGTCTGTGGTATTTTGGGGCTGgattgtttcttattttttgtattcattttttaattcatgtttgaAAAGCAGGGAAATTATTACAGAAACCTCACAAATTTGCCTGGAATTATGGGAAATACTTCATCTCTCATGGCTTCCACTCTGTTATGACAGAGCAGATCTCTCCGGTAAGCAACAACTCAAACTGAACTTTATTTGCTCATGGTTTCGAAAGGTTATATTTGAGCTCCATCCCTTTCAACATCTGGACATCTGCTTTTCAACATCCGTTCAAACGCCACAGAAACCCGGAGCAGACGCTTTGGCCAATTCTCAAAAATGTTTGTCAGATAAACACATGAAGCGCTACAGAAGCGTATCGCATTCacttgaacaaaacaaaaagagaattaTCTCGGAAagttttcaagtgaatgcaatacacTTCTTTAAAGCACAGATTAGATGTCACAGATGACATTTCCTTGGCAGcactaaatgttttataatcagTGTCATTCCCAGATCAGTGTGACGCTGCGACGACACTTCAGTATCTTATTGTTATGGGTGAATTCAATttcgcaaaaaaaaaataaaaaattcaccTGCAAGGAACTGGTTTTGTGGAGGAAGCGGCCCATGTGCAGATTGCACAGCTGATTTCACAAGTTGAAcacatgaagagaaaaaagtACCAGCTTGACAAATGAGCAGAAGGTAACTGAGACTGGAAAAAACAGTTTCACTGTGTCATGGAATCTCACCTTCAATAACTGTGACGACAGGTATTTGGTTTACTCAACTGCACATGAACTTCATGGTAATGATTTCTATCATTAGCGTCTGTCAGCGCCtctttagtctttttttttttgcttcccCATATGTGCTATGGGCCCTTCTCCTCGCTATACACAAGGAAGTATTAGTCTGTAGAATTGCAATCGGCTCTCTTCACGTTGAGCTGGTTTATGATCGGTTCACAATTCTACCGAGGTGCAATTACCAAGCTGCTGCAGATTTGAATTCCTTGAAGGAACCACACTTACTTACAGTCATAAAGATAAGTTGAGAGTCAGGTATgcgaaataataaaatacacagtGGACGGCATTGTAAGAAGATCGCGTCGTTTTCAGCTTGATAGTTCTGGGATAAACGTTAAGACAGTAAACTCTCAAAACTAGAGCTGGACTGCAACCCCCACAAAGATAAGACTGTGttcttatttttactttgtggaAGATAAAAGCTTAAACCCGAGAGGCCGGCAGTTAAATGCAAACACGCTAAACATGACATTGTTCAGCCACATTAAGCCacagtgtaaaaaagaaaaaaaaattccaacTCATAAAAAATACCTCAATTAGTATTCAACTACTTCAATTACTACAACAAAAGTTGGCAAATGTTTCAACTTCTTAACATAACGTTGAACGGTATTCATTTGTGTCTTATCCATTTAAGTCAATTGTtgtatttcaactttatttttaagCATCTTGCAATTTTGCATTAAAAGGCGCCTTATAAATAAAGTGTAATTTGATTACAATTACAATTGTCATTAcagctcccttcatctctgtcagactttttcttttgtatgaaTTTGTATTAAACATTGATATACTTCTCCATTTatatttctcatgaatgttgtaaatgttgttattttgttgatggtTTGGATGAAGGTTtctcctcactcttgttgagggttaaggacagagacagatacagatacagatacagatacagatatagatatagatatagatatagatatagatatagatatagatacagatacagatacagatatagatatagatacagatatagatatagatacagATACAGTCACAGATACAGTCACAGATACAGTCACAGATACAGTCACACCTTATTAGGCCCTATGACACAAATTGTGATTCGggaatatgggctttacaaacaaaatttaactgattgattgatcgattcATATTATTTAATAGCAACAAGTTACAAGAAATTCAGCATTTCCCATAGTACAGAGGAAACAGCCTCTGTGTTCTTCACCAAATCCGGCCACAATAATTTCACCGGAAAACCTCATCTTATCGCGATTAGGAACTTGACACAGAACGAGACGTTCTCAGCTttagaaaacagacagaagtcACCGCTGAAGAggccatgatgatgatgacataaCCAGTTTCTACAGGACAGCGGTCATGACAGTTGCATAACTACGCTGCGGAACAATGCGGTAACTTGACAGAAGgaaggaacaggaggaacaaactaaccctaaccctgatgAGCAGAGAGTCAAGTCAGTAAAATTATGAAGCAGTTTCTCAGGCTGGACGAGCACAAAGACTGACATTTGATATGATAAAATGAAAACGTGCTAAATTCCTGGACAGCCAGGAGGAGTTTTCCTGGATTATGTTGCTGAGGGATGCAAACACCCGATTCACATCATCATTCCTTCTTCTGTATAGAGTAGCTTATGTTCCACAAGCTACTCTATACAGATACACTAATCTAtgttctgtgtttcactgtaaGACAGAACACCAAATCAATTCTACAAATTACAAACAGTTGCATGCTTCATTTACAGTAGATGATGACCCCTGTGTTATAGAAATATATAACATACAACGAAACCCACTCTTTTCGGTCAAAGTGAACCCCTGTGCAAAATCGCTTAAAGTTTAAACCACTAAAACTTCTCATCTTGCAATACTTGTATTATTTCAGGCTGAAGTGTTGGGCATTTGAACTGATGTAAAATTGTATAACATCTGTATAATATAACACAACTAGGTTAGACCGACTATCTGCATCAAAAGTGATTACAACTGTAATTTGTTATAAAGCACAAGTGCAGGAACTAGCAGCTTCCTCAATTCTGTCTTGGTTGTTTTGTAAAGCAACAAGGTTTTACAAAGTGAGGAAGTCCACAAGTAAGAAAGCAGATCCAGAGACtacaaaatgttgtgtttacttacagatgcagtgtgtgtgtgtgtgtgtgtgtgtgtgtgtgtgtgtgtgtgtgtgtgtgtgtgtgtgtgtgtgtgtgtgtgtgtgtgtgtgtgtgtgtggcctgatCACACTCAATCAGAtcacttaaaaaatg
It contains:
- the mpx gene encoding eosinophil peroxidase, with protein sequence MFLPVLVVLGLCLVPGHSKRTGERLGSPFLQNCFKEAKKLVDDAYLYSREESLKRVRRDVVSPHDTLRLLKQPRGETRSAVRSADYMAQTLRLLHDRVHRVHKRSLNATDLLSEDDLKDLVRITGCASRIRLPECRSTANINKYRTITSVCNNPKNPRLGASNSPFARLLPAEYDDGISQPKGWNNRTFNNFLLPLVRLVSNNILSTTDAAVVSDREFTHMVTLFGQWNDHDLTFTPFSPSIRSFSNGVDCEESCERTEPCIPIPIPPGDPRRPYYPNNCMPTFRSAPACGTGFSAYNFGGEPNKREQINALTAFLDLSQVYGSEDKLAHSLRDLTNNGGLLRVNTQFNDNRRELLPFHPLEVKMCATRKRITNNTDAKEVPCFIAGDTRVDENIGLTSIHTLFLREHNRLARALKRLNPHWDSETLYQEARKIMGAYAQKFVFRDYLPHILGDHAVQTQIGRYPGYNPNVDPSISNVFATAAYRFAHLAIQPMLSRLDGNYRETRRFPNVSLFKAFFTPWRIVYEGGIDPLLRGLIGRPAKLGTQDHMMVDALRERLFQFVQELALDLGSLNIQRGRDHGLPGYNAYRKLCGLSQPRNQAELGRVLKNGNLARKLLKLYGSPNNIDVWMGGVAEPFVQGGRVGPLFACLIARQFRSIRQGDRLWHENPGVFTAKQRNALNSASLSKIICDNTGITSVPANAFNVISKRNRLVRCNHIRSVDLTGWRERPCTNNSGSGVSCNEVGGKEAVIQSNPLDRQGLLDQQGLLDNEVE